A window from Pseudomonas sp. MRSN 12121 encodes these proteins:
- a CDS encoding glycosyltransferase family 1 protein, which translates to MSTVHIADITMFYAPASGGVRTYLDAKHRRLGREPGIRHSLMIPGARFSERDGIYTVPAPALPFGKGYRFPLRLAPWRNVLRDLQPELIEVGDPYLTAWAALDARRQLDVPVIGFYHSDLPLLVSNRMGPWFTPNVEAYVRKLYGNFDRVLAPSRIMADKLVDLGVRNVHVQPLGVDLQTFHPQRRDPGLRAELGVAEDSRLLIFAGRGSKEKNLPVLLNCMQRLGKRYHLLLVGSAMPAAVPDNVTVIDEFRPAAQVARLMASADALVHAGDQETFGLVILEAMASGIPVVAVAAGAFQEIVTAQGGLLCAPNDPQAMANAVRELFAQGCAERGQLARRHVERHYAWDTVVASLLEHYQAVLGQQQPLRAHG; encoded by the coding sequence ATGAGCACCGTGCATATCGCTGACATCACCATGTTCTACGCCCCTGCCAGCGGTGGCGTGCGTACTTATCTGGACGCCAAGCATCGTCGCCTGGGACGCGAGCCAGGCATCCGTCACAGCCTGATGATCCCCGGCGCCCGTTTCAGCGAGCGCGACGGTATCTACACGGTGCCCGCGCCCGCCCTGCCCTTTGGCAAAGGCTACCGGTTCCCCCTGCGCCTGGCCCCCTGGCGCAATGTGCTGCGCGACCTGCAACCGGAGCTGATCGAGGTCGGCGACCCCTACCTCACCGCCTGGGCGGCCCTCGATGCCCGGCGCCAGTTGGATGTACCTGTGATCGGCTTCTATCACTCGGACCTGCCGCTGCTGGTCAGCAACCGCATGGGGCCCTGGTTCACGCCGAATGTCGAAGCCTATGTGCGCAAGCTGTACGGCAACTTCGACCGGGTGCTGGCGCCCAGCCGGATCATGGCCGACAAGCTGGTCGACCTGGGCGTGCGCAATGTCCATGTGCAACCGCTGGGCGTGGACCTGCAGACCTTCCATCCACAGCGCCGCGACCCCGGGCTGCGCGCCGAACTGGGAGTCGCCGAAGACAGCCGCCTGTTGATCTTTGCCGGGCGCGGCTCCAAGGAAAAGAACCTGCCCGTCCTGCTCAACTGCATGCAGCGCCTGGGCAAGCGCTATCACCTGTTGCTGGTGGGATCGGCCATGCCTGCCGCGGTACCGGACAATGTCACGGTGATCGACGAGTTCCGCCCGGCCGCCCAGGTCGCCCGGCTGATGGCCAGCGCCGATGCCCTGGTCCATGCCGGGGATCAGGAAACCTTCGGCCTGGTGATCCTCGAGGCCATGGCCAGCGGCATTCCCGTGGTCGCAGTGGCCGCCGGGGCCTTCCAGGAAATCGTCACCGCCCAAGGCGGCCTGCTGTGCGCGCCGAACGATCCTCAGGCCATGGCCAACGCCGTGCGGGAGCTGTTTGCCCAGGGCTGCGCCGAGCGCGGCCAGCTGGCCCGGCGCCATGTCGAACGGCACTATGCCTGGGATACGGTGGTCGCCAGCCTGCTGGAGCACTATCAGGCCGTCCTCGGCCAACAGCAGCCGCTGCGCGCCCATGGCTGA
- a CDS encoding DUF2334 domain-containing protein produces the protein MAEPAALRSVLLVLHDVAPQTWTDYQPFVEAVDALGNVPMTWLVVPDFHRRNSLDDHPGFRRLLCSRLERGDELALHGYFHCDDGPPPRTPYDWFMRRLYTHEGEFYRLSQNAALARLHAGLELFQRYNWPVQGFVAPAWLMSPGTRQALRQLPLRYTSSPQHLYRLPEFSPIAAPGLVWSARSAWRRQLSRLLSDQRERQWRQAPVIRLGLHPVDMRYPDSRQYWLDTLERLLAQGRKPLTKADWLDTQPPRGRGAS, from the coding sequence ATGGCTGAGCCCGCCGCCCTGCGCAGCGTGCTGCTGGTCCTGCACGATGTCGCGCCACAGACCTGGACCGACTACCAGCCCTTCGTCGAGGCCGTCGATGCCCTGGGCAACGTGCCCATGACCTGGCTGGTGGTGCCGGACTTTCATCGACGCAACTCGCTGGATGACCATCCCGGGTTTCGGCGCCTGCTCTGTTCGCGCCTGGAGCGCGGCGACGAGCTGGCGCTGCACGGTTATTTCCATTGCGACGACGGCCCGCCGCCACGCACCCCGTATGACTGGTTCATGCGCCGCCTCTACACCCATGAGGGTGAGTTCTATCGGCTTTCGCAAAACGCCGCCCTGGCTCGCCTGCATGCCGGCCTGGAACTGTTCCAGCGCTACAACTGGCCTGTGCAGGGTTTCGTCGCGCCCGCCTGGCTGATGAGCCCCGGTACGCGCCAGGCCCTGCGCCAGTTGCCCCTGCGCTATACCAGCAGCCCGCAGCACCTGTACCGGTTGCCGGAGTTCTCGCCCATCGCAGCTCCCGGCCTGGTCTGGAGTGCACGCAGCGCCTGGCGCCGGCAATTGTCCCGGCTGCTCAGCGATCAACGCGAACGGCAGTGGCGACAGGCTCCGGTGATTCGTCTCGGCCTGCACCCGGTGGACATGCGCTACCCCGACTCCCGCCAGTACTGGCTGGACACCCTCGAACGCCTGCTGGCACAAGGCCGCAAGCCACTGACCAAGGCCGACTGGCTGGACACCCAGCCACCCAGGGGCCGCGGCGCGTCATGA
- a CDS encoding lysylphosphatidylglycerol synthase transmembrane domain-containing protein: MNRALWLALALLAAVLIPLLLGGGELWGRVQRFPLPLLLAMLGMILLCWIINSLRLRLLLGSQRRQLGRWKSLGVVISTEFALCATPGGSGGPLTLMALLARNDVRPARGSAVFAMDQLSDLLFFLCALLGILLYALLQNLNQRLEWLLFLSSLTLLAGLCLCVTVARYHRRLILLSGRLLAPFKIRPATRRRRARQWLHFLKAFGDSLKLPWQTLTGVFALTCVHWGLRYSVLYLVLRGLGADLQWAWTFLIQMLALSAGQFSLLPGGAGAAELTSAALLAPMVGKSTAAAAILIWRAITYYFYLLAGGPVFVVMVGRPLLRSLMKLKQA; the protein is encoded by the coding sequence ATGAACCGAGCGCTCTGGCTGGCCCTGGCCCTGCTGGCGGCGGTGCTGATACCGCTGCTGCTGGGCGGCGGCGAGTTGTGGGGGCGGGTCCAGCGTTTTCCCCTGCCGTTGCTGCTCGCCATGTTGGGCATGATCCTCCTGTGCTGGATTATCAACTCGCTGCGCCTGCGCCTGCTGCTGGGGAGCCAACGCCGCCAGCTGGGGCGCTGGAAAAGCCTTGGGGTGGTGATCTCCACCGAGTTCGCCCTGTGTGCCACGCCTGGCGGCAGCGGCGGCCCGCTGACCTTGATGGCCCTGCTGGCACGCAACGACGTGCGCCCTGCGCGTGGCAGCGCAGTATTTGCCATGGATCAGCTGAGCGACCTGCTGTTCTTTCTCTGCGCGCTGCTGGGCATCCTGCTGTACGCGCTGTTGCAGAACCTCAACCAGCGCCTGGAATGGTTGCTGTTCCTCAGCAGCCTCACGCTGCTCGCCGGGCTGTGCCTGTGTGTGACGGTCGCGCGCTACCATCGTCGCCTGATCCTGCTCAGCGGGCGCCTGTTGGCCCCTTTCAAGATCCGCCCGGCTACCCGTCGGCGGCGGGCGCGCCAATGGCTGCATTTCCTCAAGGCCTTCGGCGACAGCCTGAAGCTGCCCTGGCAGACGCTGACCGGCGTGTTCGCCTTGACCTGCGTGCATTGGGGGCTGCGCTACAGCGTGCTGTATCTGGTGCTGCGGGGGTTGGGGGCGGACCTGCAATGGGCCTGGACCTTTCTGATCCAGATGCTCGCCCTCAGTGCGGGGCAATTCAGCCTGCTGCCCGGCGGCGCGGGAGCGGCGGAGCTGACCTCGGCGGCGCTGCTGGCACCCATGGTGGGAAAATCGACGGCGGCCGCGGCCATCCTGATCTGGCGGGCGATTACCTACTACTTCTATCTGCTGGCCGGCGGGCCGGTGTTCGTGGTGATGGTCGGACGTCCGTTGCTGCGCAGCCTGATGAAACTCAAGCAGGCTTAG
- the purU gene encoding formyltetrahydrofolate deformylase, which translates to MRTFRLVISCPDRVGIVAKVSNFLASHNGWITEASHHSDDLSGWFFMRHEIRADSLPFGLEAFREAFAPIAEEFSMDWRITDTAQKKRVVLMASRESHCLADLLHRWHSDELDCEISCVISNHDDLRSMVEWHGIPYYHVPVNPQDKEPAFAEVSRLVKQHDAEVVVLARYMQILPPQLCNEYAHKVINIHHSFLPSFVGAKPYHQASLRGVKLIGATCHYVTEELDAGPIIEQDVVRVSHSDSIEDMVRFGRDVEKMVLARGLRYHLEDRVLVHGNKTVVF; encoded by the coding sequence ATGCGCACTTTTCGGTTGGTGATTTCTTGCCCGGACCGCGTTGGCATCGTTGCCAAAGTCAGTAACTTTCTGGCGTCCCACAACGGCTGGATCACCGAAGCCAGTCACCACTCGGATGATCTCAGTGGCTGGTTCTTCATGCGTCACGAAATACGTGCCGACTCTTTGCCTTTTGGCCTTGAGGCCTTCCGCGAGGCCTTTGCGCCGATTGCCGAAGAGTTCTCGATGGACTGGCGCATCACCGATACCGCGCAGAAAAAACGCGTGGTACTGATGGCCAGCCGCGAGTCCCACTGCCTGGCCGACTTGCTGCACCGCTGGCACAGCGACGAACTCGACTGCGAAATCTCCTGCGTGATTTCCAACCACGACGACCTGCGCAGCATGGTCGAGTGGCACGGCATTCCTTATTACCATGTGCCGGTCAATCCGCAGGACAAGGAGCCGGCGTTCGCCGAGGTCTCGCGCCTGGTCAAGCAGCACGATGCCGAAGTGGTGGTGCTGGCGCGCTACATGCAGATCCTGCCGCCGCAACTGTGCAACGAATATGCGCACAAGGTGATCAACATCCACCACAGCTTCCTGCCCTCGTTCGTCGGCGCCAAGCCTTACCACCAGGCTTCGCTGCGGGGTGTGAAACTGATCGGCGCGACGTGCCACTACGTGACCGAAGAGCTCGACGCCGGTCCGATCATCGAGCAGGACGTGGTCCGGGTCAGCCACAGCGACAGCATCGAAGACATGGTGCGTTTCGGTCGCGACGTGGAGAAGATGGTCCTGGCCCGCGGCCTGCGCTATCACCTGGAAGACCGTGTGCTGGTCCACGGCAACAAGACGGTCGTGTTCTGA
- the mvaT gene encoding histone-like nucleoid-structuring protein MvaT yields the protein MSLINEYRATEEAIKELQARLKNLSQDDKLQAELEFEGKLRALMGEYSKSLRDIIALLDPDSKVKAPRAAVKTTGTKRARKVKQYKNPHNGEVIETKGGNHKTLKEWKAKWGGDVVEGWATLLG from the coding sequence ATGTCCCTGATCAACGAATACCGCGCCACGGAAGAAGCTATCAAAGAGCTGCAAGCTCGTTTGAAGAACCTCTCCCAAGACGACAAACTACAAGCCGAGCTGGAATTCGAAGGCAAACTGCGCGCCCTGATGGGTGAATACTCCAAGTCCCTGCGCGACATCATCGCGCTGCTGGATCCGGACTCGAAAGTTAAGGCGCCACGTGCTGCCGTCAAAACTACCGGCACCAAGCGCGCACGCAAAGTCAAACAATACAAGAACCCGCACAACGGTGAAGTCATCGAAACCAAGGGCGGCAACCACAAGACCCTCAAAGAGTGGAAAGCCAAGTGGGGCGGCGACGTGGTCGAAGGCTGGGCAACCCTGCTGGGCTAA
- the sbcB gene encoding exodeoxyribonuclease I codes for MTSIFWYDYETTGINPRCDRPLQVAGIRTDFDLNEIGEPVNLYCQPGDDILPHPAACMITGITPGQLAERGLGEADFMTRVHAQLAAPGTCGAGYNTLRFDDEMTRYSLYRNFFDPYAREWQGGNSRWDLIDVVRTAYALRPEGIAWPRDEEGRVSLKLERLTAANGIDHGHAHEALSDVRATIALARLIRDKQPKLYDWLFQLRSKQKVMDQIRLLQPLVHISGRFSAARSYVGVVLPLAWHPRNRNALIVCDLHLDPQALLELDAETLRQRLYTRREDLAEGELPVPLKLIHINRCPVVAPLNVLRGEDQQRLQLDMAQYKARALRLSDAQEVWRDKLAAIYASEDFAPSLDPEQQLYDGFIGDRDRRLCEQVRNADPAQLGQEQWPFDDERLPELLFRYRARNFPETLSGQERETWKTFCRQRLSDPQWGAPNTLESFNRASAELVVSATSIQRQVLDEWQAYCRSLALRLGL; via the coding sequence GTGACCTCCATCTTCTGGTACGACTACGAAACCACCGGCATCAACCCGCGCTGCGATCGGCCGCTGCAGGTGGCAGGGATTCGCACCGACTTCGACCTCAACGAGATTGGCGAGCCGGTCAATCTCTATTGCCAGCCGGGCGACGACATCCTGCCCCATCCGGCGGCTTGCATGATCACCGGCATCACCCCGGGCCAACTGGCCGAGCGGGGGCTCGGCGAAGCCGACTTCATGACCCGGGTGCACGCCCAGCTGGCGGCCCCGGGCACCTGTGGCGCGGGCTACAACACCCTGCGTTTCGACGATGAGATGACCCGCTACAGCCTGTACCGGAATTTCTTCGACCCTTACGCCCGCGAGTGGCAAGGCGGCAACAGTCGCTGGGACCTGATCGACGTGGTCCGTACCGCCTATGCCTTGCGCCCGGAAGGGATAGCCTGGCCGCGGGATGAAGAAGGGCGGGTGAGCCTCAAGCTGGAGCGGCTGACGGCGGCCAACGGTATCGATCACGGGCATGCTCACGAAGCGCTTTCCGATGTTCGCGCCACGATCGCCCTGGCCCGGCTGATCCGCGACAAGCAGCCGAAGCTGTATGACTGGCTGTTCCAGTTGCGCAGCAAACAGAAGGTCATGGACCAGATCCGCCTGCTGCAACCCCTGGTGCATATTTCCGGGCGCTTTTCCGCGGCTCGCAGTTATGTGGGGGTGGTCCTGCCGTTGGCCTGGCATCCGCGCAATCGCAATGCGCTGATCGTTTGCGACCTGCATCTGGATCCGCAGGCGCTGCTCGAACTGGATGCCGAGACGCTGCGCCAGCGTCTGTACACCCGGCGCGAGGACCTGGCCGAAGGCGAGTTGCCGGTGCCGTTGAAGCTGATTCATATCAATCGTTGCCCGGTCGTCGCACCATTGAATGTTTTGCGCGGCGAAGACCAGCAGCGCCTGCAACTGGACATGGCGCAATATAAGGCTCGGGCGCTGCGGCTAAGTGACGCACAGGAAGTTTGGCGGGATAAACTTGCGGCTATTTACGCCAGCGAGGACTTTGCCCCCAGCCTCGATCCCGAGCAGCAGTTGTACGATGGTTTTATCGGTGACCGTGACCGGCGCTTATGCGAGCAAGTGCGCAATGCCGATCCGGCTCAATTAGGCCAAGAGCAATGGCCGTTCGATGATGAACGTTTGCCGGAATTATTGTTTCGCTATCGCGCCCGTAACTTTCCTGAAACCTTGAGTGGGCAAGAGCGGGAAACCTGGAAAACATTCTGTCGCCAGCGCCTGTCCGACCCGCAGTGGGGCGCGCCCAATACCCTGGAAAGTTTCAATCGGGCCAGCGCTGAACTAGTGGTGAGCGCTACATCGATTCAGCGTCAGGTACTGGATGAATGGCAGGCTTATTGCCGGTCGCTGGCTCTACGACTTGGGCTTTGA
- a CDS encoding RDD family protein — protein sequence MLETTALPGKALPPPLDTRYQVETPEGIDLPLRPAGLISRALAFAIDLGFRGLILGVTFIVLGFLGQLGMGLGSILLFLVSWWYMVLFEVLNQGCSPGKRLMGLRVVQDDGTPIGWGPSLTRNLLRFVDMLPFGYFLGAISCLQHPTFKRLGDLAAGTLVIYREQPVPRPTLPAAPPKTPPFALSLTEQRAILGFAERQAQLSAQRVEELAGLLAEALKVDPALASAELNGIARGLLGPT from the coding sequence ATGCTCGAGACGACAGCACTGCCAGGGAAAGCATTGCCCCCGCCACTGGATACCCGGTATCAGGTCGAAACGCCCGAAGGCATCGACCTGCCGCTGCGGCCGGCGGGGCTGATATCGCGCGCGCTGGCCTTTGCCATCGACCTGGGGTTTCGCGGCCTGATCCTCGGCGTGACGTTCATTGTCCTGGGCTTTCTCGGCCAGCTCGGCATGGGCCTGGGCTCGATCCTGCTGTTCCTGGTCAGCTGGTGGTACATGGTGCTGTTCGAGGTCCTGAACCAGGGCTGCTCGCCGGGCAAGCGCCTGATGGGCCTGCGGGTGGTGCAGGACGACGGCACGCCTATCGGCTGGGGGCCGTCGCTGACCCGCAACCTGCTGCGTTTTGTCGATATGCTGCCGTTCGGCTACTTCCTCGGCGCGATCAGTTGCCTGCAACACCCGACCTTCAAGCGCCTCGGCGACCTGGCCGCCGGCACGCTGGTGATCTATCGCGAGCAACCGGTGCCGCGGCCGACCCTGCCCGCCGCACCGCCCAAGACCCCGCCCTTCGCCCTGAGCCTGACGGAGCAGCGCGCGATCCTCGGCTTCGCCGAACGCCAGGCGCAACTGTCCGCGCAACGGGTCGAGGAACTGGCCGGCCTGCTCGCCGAGGCCCTCAAGGTCGACCCTGCCCTGGCCAGCGCCGAACTCAACGGCATCGCCCGCGGGCTATTGGGGCCGACATGA
- a CDS encoding stage II sporulation protein M → MKQSLFESRHQALWQRLREQLEQLERGRASADTCARFPEDYRRLCQHLALARERGYSSFLIDPLQQLALRGHQQLYRQRSPLGPRALGFVLAGFPRLVRAQWHFVLAAGLVFFASLLGIGLLVYLVPDLIYSVVSPQQVAEMQRLYDPHASRLGRLAERAAGEDWMMFGYYIMNNLGIAFQTFASGLLFGLGSLFFLFLNGLTIGAVAGHLTQIGYGATFWSFVVGHSAFELGAIVLAGAAGLKMGWALIAPGRLSRGEALLQAARISVQLICGVIPLLLLAAFVEAYWSSLTWPAAWLKYLVGGACWLLLLAYLTRAGRHHAPE, encoded by the coding sequence ATGAAACAGAGCCTGTTCGAAAGCCGTCACCAAGCCTTGTGGCAACGCCTGCGCGAACAGCTCGAGCAACTGGAACGCGGGCGGGCGAGCGCCGACACCTGTGCCCGCTTTCCCGAGGATTACCGCCGACTGTGCCAGCACCTGGCCCTGGCCCGGGAGCGCGGCTACAGCAGTTTCCTGATCGATCCGTTGCAGCAGTTGGCCCTGCGCGGCCACCAGCAGTTGTACCGGCAACGCAGCCCGTTGGGGCCCCGGGCCCTGGGCTTTGTCCTGGCGGGTTTCCCACGGCTGGTGCGGGCGCAATGGCACTTTGTCCTGGCCGCCGGGCTGGTGTTCTTCGCCAGCCTGTTGGGCATCGGCCTGCTGGTGTACCTGGTGCCCGACCTGATCTACAGCGTGGTCAGCCCGCAGCAGGTGGCCGAGATGCAACGCCTCTACGACCCGCACGCCAGCCGCCTGGGACGACTGGCCGAGCGCGCCGCCGGCGAGGACTGGATGATGTTCGGCTACTACATCATGAACAACCTCGGCATCGCGTTTCAGACCTTCGCCAGCGGCCTGCTGTTTGGCCTGGGCAGCCTGTTCTTCCTGTTTCTCAACGGCCTGACGATCGGCGCGGTGGCCGGCCACCTGACCCAGATCGGCTATGGCGCCACGTTCTGGTCGTTTGTCGTCGGCCACAGTGCCTTCGAACTCGGCGCCATCGTGCTGGCCGGCGCGGCCGGGTTGAAAATGGGCTGGGCGCTGATCGCCCCCGGGCGCCTGTCCCGTGGCGAAGCCTTGCTGCAGGCGGCGCGTATCAGCGTGCAACTGATCTGCGGCGTTATTCCGCTGCTATTGCTCGCGGCGTTCGTCGAAGCCTACTGGTCCTCCCTGACCTGGCCGGCGGCGTGGCTCAAATACCTGGTCGGCGGCGCCTGCTGGCTGCTGCTCCTGGCTTACCTGACACGTGCCGGACGCCATCATGCGCCTGAGTGA
- a CDS encoding DUF4129 domain-containing protein, which produces MRLSEASVVIRPRSSWEAMDLGILLSQRHRRLLMTSWALVTLPVFILLSLLLWDSPTLALLVFWWLKPAFERLPLYILAQALFGETPTLRQALRQWPRLLKPQLLASLTWRRLSLSRSFLLPVTQLEGLSGEARQQRVRVLQQRNAGAAHWLTLIGVHLEGALWIGLMVLFYLLLPQQIELDWDWQTLIAATEQDWRWLEHLTNAFYALVLIVWEPVYVACGFTLYLNRRTLLEAWDIELVLRRLRQRLGSVALLLIIGGLGLLPLAPDARAAEPASGPDSPRLLEQPLTSQAAKDSIERILAEPPFKNPQTVTRYRFAEDTPRNPEESAPPGWLTALGKWLDSSVFDAAAKALQILLWALLPGALVLLLWRYRQGLRAFLGRAPSPAKARLAPQRLFGLDLSPEALPEDVAAAAEALWPQQPREALGLLYRALLSRLLHDFQLPLKPADTEGQVLEHIKSLQQPPLQAFSNDLTRHWQNLAYGHRLPPAQLRQELCDGWRALFGPGARP; this is translated from the coding sequence ATGCGCCTGAGTGAAGCCAGCGTGGTCATCCGCCCGCGCAGCAGCTGGGAAGCCATGGACCTGGGCATCCTGCTGAGCCAGCGGCATCGACGCCTGCTGATGACCAGCTGGGCGCTGGTCACCCTGCCGGTCTTCATTCTGCTCAGCCTGTTGCTGTGGGACTCGCCGACCCTCGCCCTGCTGGTGTTCTGGTGGCTCAAGCCGGCGTTCGAACGGCTGCCGCTGTACATCCTCGCCCAGGCGCTGTTCGGCGAAACCCCGACCTTGCGCCAGGCCCTGCGCCAGTGGCCGCGGCTGCTCAAGCCACAATTGCTGGCCAGCCTGACCTGGCGCCGGCTGAGCCTGAGCCGCAGCTTTCTGCTGCCGGTCACCCAGCTCGAAGGCTTGAGCGGCGAGGCGCGCCAGCAACGCGTGCGGGTGCTGCAACAACGCAACGCCGGCGCCGCTCACTGGCTGACCCTGATCGGCGTGCACCTTGAGGGCGCGCTGTGGATCGGCCTGATGGTGCTGTTCTACCTGCTGCTCCCCCAACAGATCGAGCTGGATTGGGACTGGCAGACCCTGATCGCCGCCACCGAGCAGGACTGGCGCTGGCTCGAGCACCTGACCAATGCCTTCTACGCACTGGTCCTGATTGTCTGGGAGCCGGTGTATGTCGCCTGTGGCTTCACCCTGTATCTCAACCGCCGCACCCTGCTGGAGGCCTGGGACATCGAACTGGTCCTGCGTCGCCTGCGCCAGCGCCTGGGCAGCGTGGCGCTATTGCTGATCATCGGCGGCCTCGGCCTGCTCCCCCTGGCACCCGACGCCCGGGCCGCCGAACCGGCCAGCGGCCCCGACAGCCCGCGCCTGCTGGAGCAACCCCTGACCAGCCAGGCGGCGAAAGACAGCATCGAACGCATCCTCGCAGAGCCGCCCTTCAAGAACCCGCAGACGGTGACCCGCTATCGGTTCGCCGAGGACACCCCGCGCAACCCGGAAGAATCCGCCCCGCCCGGTTGGCTCACGGCGCTCGGCAAGTGGCTGGACAGCAGCGTCTTCGACGCCGCGGCCAAGGCCCTGCAGATTCTGCTCTGGGCCCTGCTGCCGGGGGCGCTGGTCCTGCTGCTGTGGCGTTATCGCCAGGGGTTGCGGGCCTTCCTCGGACGTGCGCCATCGCCCGCCAAGGCTCGCCTGGCGCCGCAAAGGTTGTTCGGTCTCGACCTCAGCCCCGAGGCCCTGCCCGAGGATGTCGCCGCCGCGGCCGAAGCGCTCTGGCCGCAGCAGCCACGCGAAGCCCTGGGGCTGTTGTACCGCGCGCTGTTGAGCCGGCTCCTGCATGACTTCCAGCTGCCCCTGAAACCGGCGGACACCGAAGGCCAGGTCCTCGAGCACATCAAGAGCTTGCAGCAGCCACCGCTACAGGCGTTCAGCAACGACCTGACCCGGCATTGGCAGAACCTCGCCTACGGGCATCGCCTGCCCCCCGCGCAACTGCGGCAGGAGCTGTGCGATGGCTGGCGCGCGCTGTTCGGCCCGGGAGCCCGACCATGA
- a CDS encoding DUF4350 domain-containing protein: protein MSRRLMPLLALLVACLLGGGLLYVYLNATPYEETVDRGPSPQARANPYLAAEIFLRQRGLQVHHANGLEVLATLKPEQHSLLLLGERTNMTPRQVEQVLDWARAGGRLLFVAEALWNEEAGRSGDLLLDRLNLRQFLSKDLKAPAPEAAREPYPKLTKLYLEDEEAPAYIGFDTAFHLEDPDNLAQSWANSALATHMMQLGYGQGSITVLTDAEIWKTPFIAKHDNAWLLWYLSADSDVTLLFDTDHDSLWSLLLEYFPQALVALAALLGLGLWHVGMRHGPIQAPAPKARRQLREHLQASAHFLLRHTGQQGLVHSLRQDILRRAQHRHPGFEHLPPDAQWQVLARLTRQPDTAISQALAPASAQRLSSADFSRLVTHLQTIRNAL from the coding sequence ATGAGCCGGCGCCTGATGCCACTGCTGGCGCTGCTGGTCGCCTGCCTGCTGGGGGGAGGGCTGCTGTACGTCTACCTCAACGCCACGCCCTACGAAGAAACCGTCGACCGCGGCCCCTCGCCGCAAGCCCGCGCCAACCCTTACCTGGCGGCGGAAATCTTCCTGCGCCAGCGTGGCTTGCAGGTCCACCACGCCAACGGCCTGGAAGTGCTGGCGACTCTCAAGCCAGAGCAGCACAGCCTGCTACTGCTGGGCGAACGCACGAACATGACGCCCCGGCAGGTCGAGCAAGTGCTGGACTGGGCCAGGGCCGGCGGCCGCCTGCTGTTCGTCGCCGAAGCCCTGTGGAATGAAGAGGCCGGACGCAGCGGCGACCTGCTGCTCGATCGCCTGAACCTGCGCCAGTTTCTCAGCAAGGACCTGAAGGCGCCCGCCCCCGAAGCCGCCAGGGAACCCTATCCGAAACTGACCAAGCTCTACCTGGAGGACGAAGAGGCCCCGGCCTACATCGGCTTCGACACCGCCTTCCACCTGGAAGACCCGGACAACCTCGCCCAGTCGTGGGCCAATAGCGCCCTGGCCACCCACATGATGCAACTGGGCTACGGCCAGGGTTCGATCACCGTGCTCACCGACGCCGAGATCTGGAAGACGCCCTTCATCGCCAAGCACGACAACGCCTGGCTGCTCTGGTACCTGAGCGCCGACAGCGACGTCACCCTGCTGTTCGACACCGACCACGACAGCCTCTGGAGCCTGCTGCTGGAGTACTTCCCGCAGGCGCTGGTGGCCCTCGCGGCGCTGCTCGGCCTGGGGTTGTGGCATGTCGGCATGCGCCACGGGCCGATCCAGGCCCCGGCGCCCAAGGCCCGGCGCCAGTTGCGCGAGCACCTGCAGGCCAGCGCTCACTTCCTGCTGCGCCACACTGGCCAGCAAGGGCTGGTGCACAGCCTGCGGCAGGACATCCTGCGCCGCGCCCAGCATCGTCACCCCGGTTTCGAACATCTGCCACCCGACGCACAGTGGCAGGTCCTCGCCCGCCTCACCCGGCAGCCGGACACCGCCATCAGCCAAGCGTTGGCTCCAGCCTCGGCGCAACGCCTTTCCAGCGCCGATTTCAGCCGCCTGGTCACCCACCTGCAAACTATCAGGAATGCCCTATGA